The window GCGAATAGAAAACAGGCTCTTGGCCCTTCTAAGGGATCATAAATCACACAAAAGTAATTGAATAACACGAGCAGGACTGGTGATGGTGCAGGTAGGAGAGATGGCAAGCCAGAAACTCAAAGGACAGGCATTTATACAACAAAAAGTGCAAGACTGGATGCAAACAGGTTGTCTTCCGAATCCACCGCTTTGCTAAAGCCTTATTAGAAACCCCATTGACGTTAGTAATCTGctggtgatttattttaatagctttacaatgcacatttgttttctttttaatattgtagGTTTCCATTTAATTAAGCAGCTGAGAGGCATGAGTGTGGTGTTAGTGCTACTTCCTATGGTGCTGTTTGTTATGCTTGCGGGGGCTCAGCGAGCTTGCCCCAAGAACTGCAGATGCGATGGCAAGATTGTGTACTGCGAATCTCACGCGTTCAGAGACATCCCTCAGAATATTTCTGGAGGGTCTCAAGGCTTATCGTTACGGTACAACAGCATTCAGAAGCTTAAATCAAATCAGTTTGCGGGCCTGAATCAGCTCATATGGCTTTATCTTGACCATAATTACATCAGCTCCGTGGATGAGGATGCGTTTCAGGGGATCCGCAGGCTGAAGGAATTAATTCTGAGCTCCAACAAAATTACCCATCTGCACAACAAAACGTTTCACCCGGTCCCCAACCTCCGCAACCTGGACCTCTCGTACAACAAGTTGCAGGTGTTGCAGTCCGAGCAGTTCAAGGGCCTCCGTAAACTCCTGATCCTGCATTTGCGGTCTAACTCGCTGAAGACCGTGCCCATCCGCGTTTTCCAAGATTGCCGAAACCTCGATTTTCTGGATTTGGGCTACAACCGCCTGCGGAGCTTATCCCGTAATGCTTTCGCTGGCCTTTTGAAGTTGACGGAGCTCCATTTGGAGCACAACCAGTTTTCTAAGATCAATTTTGCCCACTTCCCACGCCTCTTCAACCTTCGCTCGATTTATTTGCAGTGGAATAGGATCCGGTCTATCAGCCAGGGGTTAACGTGGACTTGGAGTTCCTTGCACAACTTGGATTTATCAGGAAATGACATTACAGGGATAGAGCCCGGGACGTTCCAGTGCCTCCCCAACCTCCAAAAGCTGAACCTGGATTCCAACAAACTCACCAACATCTCTCAGGAGACCATCAACACGTGGATCTCGCTCATCTCCATCACTCTGTCCGGAAATATGTGGGAATGTACTCGAAGCATTTGCCCTCTGTTCACTTGGCTTAAGAATTTCAAGGGAAATAAAGAGAGCACTATGATATGTGCAGGCCCTAAACATATCCAGGGCGAAAAAGTGAGCGATGCCGTGGAAACATATAATATCTGTGCTGAAATCCAGGTGGTGGTTACCGAGAGATCCTATCAGGCGCCCAAAACCCCTCAGAGACCTGTCTTTATCCCCAAACCCACTGTTTCCAAACTTGAAAGCAATCAGCCAACATCCGTGATGCCGAGCCCTTCTGCAGACCTCCCGACGCCTGCAGTGGAGCCAGAGTACGAGCACGTGTCCTTTCACAAAATCATCGCGGGGAGCGTGGCCCTCTTTCTTTCCGTGGCCATGATTTTGTTGGTTATCTACGTGTCGTGGAAGCGCTACCCGGCCAGCATGaaacagctccagcagcactcTCTCATGAAGAGGCGCAGGAAAAAGGCCAGAGAGTCTGAGAGGCAAATGAACTCCCCTTTACAGGAGTATTACGTGGACTACAAGCCAACAAACTCTGAGACCATGGATGTATCCGTTAATGGATCTGGGCCCTGCACGTATACCATCTCTGGCTCCAGGGAATGTGAGGTATGAACCATGATCCTCCTAAAAccatttcagctgctgggaaggagaggtAAATGTTTGAAGCTCTTGAGGTGTCTCTAAATGCTAGAAAGATGAATGAGTTGTCTTTGCTTTTGGGTTTGCTCGTTATGAGAGGTTACCTCATTAAATTATAACAATCGGGGAAGTGGCGGCGATGATTTTTGAACAATTCAGACTGAAAGAATTAGATGAAGTTGAAGCAAACAGCTATGATTAAGGCATCAGGAGTGTTGCTCTTCTCATTTGCTCCCATTTTATTATCGGTGACCACAAGAGTCCCATCTTTGGTGTATTGCTAGAAACAGAGCAGTTaaccttttctgtttgaaaaataagCATGGAAACCTCTCTACTCCAGACCCCAAGTCAAATTTTGAAGGTTTTCTTATGTATTTGGCACTAATGCGtaagtttttctgcattttctgtgtggTTCAGGAATAAACCTGGGGGCAACAGGACTGCAGCACAGCCTTGGAGTTGAGCGTGTGCTTGTTTTGCTGGATAAGCACAAACATCCGTGCTTCCTCATTAGCTTTTTCTGAACTTGAGCCTTGCAAAGGCCCCAAGTTGAATGATACAGCTACACATATCCGGGTCGAGAGAGATTTCTTacttgtttttatgtattttaattgagACTGAAGGCTTGCCTTGAGACCCAACTCTACCGGAGTCAGTAATTTCACGTACGAGGCATGCAGTGTTATTTTGACTTAGTAAGTACATGGGAAATCCAAGTAGGAGAAGTTTCTGGTGCTGCTTTTGTCtgttgttttggaagaaaatactgcattttttcattgCCGTATTGTCGCTGCCACTGTTAAAACGTGTGTGGAGGAAATGTTTCCACTTGTGAATACGGTTGCTTAAAAACACCCGATGAGGAGGGTTTGCGCGGTCCCATCTCAGTTCCCGTTACCTAACCCTGCACGTGATGTGGTTTTGGGGGACCGCGGTGGGTTTCTCTGCCCCGCTGGTGGGCATCCTACCCGAATACATTCTCAGCGTGCTTGCAGCTGCAGTTCCAGGACCCTGAGTTCTGAAAATTGGATGTTTTCCCCTGGAGAAAACAGGGCTTCTGCAAGGCGCCTCGTGTTTGGCAcctgccctccccagctgaTTTTGGACCACAGAGCTAAGGGGGTTTGGAAAAGCAGAAGCgtgtgctgtggggctgctgtcTCTGTAGTGGTTTTGTcttcacaaagggaaaaacaccTTTCGCACCCCTGTCACCCCGGCCAGTATCGTGCCATTGGAGGTGtgggggttttggttttggtttgtttttttcctgttaacaGCACAAGTAGAAAGTAACGGATGCTAACAGAGTTGTTTGGAATTTTCTGTGGTGGTCGCCAGGAGCATTAATTTTACCTGACAGGCTGTCTTCTCGTCGTGCTC is drawn from Oxyura jamaicensis isolate SHBP4307 breed ruddy duck chromosome 22, BPBGC_Ojam_1.0, whole genome shotgun sequence and contains these coding sequences:
- the LRRTM4 gene encoding leucine-rich repeat transmembrane neuronal protein 4 isoform X1 translates to MGFHLIKQLRGMSVVLVLLPMVLFVMLAGAQRACPKNCRCDGKIVYCESHAFRDIPQNISGGSQGLSLRYNSIQKLKSNQFAGLNQLIWLYLDHNYISSVDEDAFQGIRRLKELILSSNKITHLHNKTFHPVPNLRNLDLSYNKLQVLQSEQFKGLRKLLILHLRSNSLKTVPIRVFQDCRNLDFLDLGYNRLRSLSRNAFAGLLKLTELHLEHNQFSKINFAHFPRLFNLRSIYLQWNRIRSISQGLTWTWSSLHNLDLSGNDITGIEPGTFQCLPNLQKLNLDSNKLTNISQETINTWISLISITLSGNMWECTRSICPLFTWLKNFKGNKESTMICAGPKHIQGEKVSDAVETYNICAEIQVVVTERSYQAPKTPQRPVFIPKPTVSKLESNQPTSVMPSPSADLPTPAVEPEYEHVSFHKIIAGSVALFLSVAMILLVIYVSWKRYPASMKQLQQHSLMKRRRKKARESERQMNSPLQEYYVDYKPTNSETMDVSVNGSGPCTYTISGSRECEVPHHMKTLPYYSYDQPVIGYCQAHKPLHVNKGYDTMSREQAETTNLELSRDHSFIATIARSAAPAIYIERIPN
- the LRRTM4 gene encoding leucine-rich repeat transmembrane neuronal protein 4 isoform X2; amino-acid sequence: MGFHLIKQLRGMSVVLVLLPMVLFVMLAGAQRACPKNCRCDGKIVYCESHAFRDIPQNISGGSQGLSLRYNSIQKLKSNQFAGLNQLIWLYLDHNYISSVDEDAFQGIRRLKELILSSNKITHLHNKTFHPVPNLRNLDLSYNKLQVLQSEQFKGLRKLLILHLRSNSLKTVPIRVFQDCRNLDFLDLGYNRLRSLSRNAFAGLLKLTELHLEHNQFSKINFAHFPRLFNLRSIYLQWNRIRSISQGLTWTWSSLHNLDLSGNDITGIEPGTFQCLPNLQKLNLDSNKLTNISQETINTWISLISITLSGNMWECTRSICPLFTWLKNFKGNKESTMICAGPKHIQGEKVSDAVETYNICAEIQVVVTERSYQAPKTPQRPVFIPKPTVSKLESNQPTSVMPSPSADLPTPAVEPEYEHVSFHKIIAGSVALFLSVAMILLVIYVSWKRYPASMKQLQQHSLMKRRRKKARESERQMNSPLQEYYVDYKPTNSETMDVSVNGSGPCTYTISGSRECEV